One stretch of Salmo trutta chromosome 7, fSalTru1.1, whole genome shotgun sequence DNA includes these proteins:
- the LOC115197347 gene encoding uncharacterized protein LOC115197347 isoform X2, with translation MPAWRAMLVELGLEGKLTTGQLKKKWENLKKKYKDFKYPPLGMEKVNPMSWRWFHLMDDAIEGRLSGSARILNPSLFDFGEVGDVSFASSPTTSPIANKRLCMRPEGGEGTNIFEFWAKAQLGESVGAVSTVADGQVAYTDAATEEIRRAAVECERALREEGRGGGQNERAAPDKMPVGGYGRTMAEDVETIAEDGRAMLVRNPGRNIERETAELERQIADLEKEREVLEREQADFDRERLILDRERDVVNRERVAVERGRASLDKDRAAMDRERAAMERERAILDRDRASIERERTELQKEKEALMKSKISRNNGSADVELDSSTIEKRERLLSIFERLVDKL, from the exons ATGCCTGCCTGGAG AGCAATGTTAGTGGAGTTGGGTCTCGAAGGAAAGCTTACAACTGGGCAATTGAAAAAGAAGTGGGAAAACCTTAAAAAGAAATATAAG GATTTTAAGTACCCTCCTCTTGGCATGGAGAAAGTCAATCCAATGTCCTGGCGTTGGTTCCACCTCATGGACGATGCCATCGAGGGTCGCCTATCTGGGTCTGCCCGTATCCTAAACCCTTCACTGTTTGATTTTGGGGAAGTTGGGGATGTTTCATTCGCGTCCTCTCCCACTACCTCTCCCATAGCAAACAAGAGACTTTGTATGAGGCCGGAAGGGGGTGAGGGGACAAACATTTTTGAGTTCTGGGCCAAAGCACAGTTGGGGGAGAGTGTTGGGGCTGTGAGCACGGTAGCAGATGGACAAGTGGCGTACACAGACGCAGCTACAGAGGAGATCCGTAGGGCTGCGGTGGAGTGTGAGAGGGCCCTGCgagaggagggcaggggtggGGGTCAGAACGAGAGGGCCGCGCCTGACAAGATGCCAGTGGGTGGATACGGGAGGACCATGGCTGAGGATGTAGAGACCATAGCTGAAGACGGAAGAGCCATGTTGGTGAGAAACCCTGGCAGGAACATTGAGAGGGAGACTGCTGAACTAGAGAGACAGATAGCAGatttggagaaggagagagaagtgttagagagggagcaggctgactttgacagggagaggttgatactggacagagagagggatgtggTGAACAGAGAGCGGGTGGCTGTTGAGCGAGGCAGAGCATCACTGGACAAGGACAGAGCAGCGATGGACAGGGAGCGAGCAGCAATGGAACGGGAGCGAGCCATACTGGACAGGGACAGGGCCTCaatcgagagagagaggacagagctgCAGAAAGAAAAGGAAGCCCTAATGAAAAGCAAGATTTCCAGGAACAACGGCTCTGCTGATGTAGAACTGGACTCATCTACtatagagaagagagaaagactgCTTTCCATATTTGAAAGACTTGTTGATAAGCTGTGA
- the LOC115197347 gene encoding uncharacterized protein LOC115197347 isoform X1: protein MMEAMDKRPFGSEYNYKMSENDISRLIKLRATNDAIFTGKRNSAMPAWRAMLVELGLEGKLTTGQLKKKWENLKKKYKDFKYPPLGMEKVNPMSWRWFHLMDDAIEGRLSGSARILNPSLFDFGEVGDVSFASSPTTSPIANKRLCMRPEGGEGTNIFEFWAKAQLGESVGAVSTVADGQVAYTDAATEEIRRAAVECERALREEGRGGGQNERAAPDKMPVGGYGRTMAEDVETIAEDGRAMLVRNPGRNIERETAELERQIADLEKEREVLEREQADFDRERLILDRERDVVNRERVAVERGRASLDKDRAAMDRERAAMERERAILDRDRASIERERTELQKEKEALMKSKISRNNGSADVELDSSTIEKRERLLSIFERLVDKL, encoded by the exons ATGATGGAAGCGATGGATAAAAGGCCTTTTGGTTCAGAATATAACTATAAAA TGTCGGAAAATGACATATCCAGATTGATAAAATTGCGTGCAACGAATGACGCCATCTTCACTGGGAAGAGAAACTCTGCCATGCCTGCCTGGAG AGCAATGTTAGTGGAGTTGGGTCTCGAAGGAAAGCTTACAACTGGGCAATTGAAAAAGAAGTGGGAAAACCTTAAAAAGAAATATAAG GATTTTAAGTACCCTCCTCTTGGCATGGAGAAAGTCAATCCAATGTCCTGGCGTTGGTTCCACCTCATGGACGATGCCATCGAGGGTCGCCTATCTGGGTCTGCCCGTATCCTAAACCCTTCACTGTTTGATTTTGGGGAAGTTGGGGATGTTTCATTCGCGTCCTCTCCCACTACCTCTCCCATAGCAAACAAGAGACTTTGTATGAGGCCGGAAGGGGGTGAGGGGACAAACATTTTTGAGTTCTGGGCCAAAGCACAGTTGGGGGAGAGTGTTGGGGCTGTGAGCACGGTAGCAGATGGACAAGTGGCGTACACAGACGCAGCTACAGAGGAGATCCGTAGGGCTGCGGTGGAGTGTGAGAGGGCCCTGCgagaggagggcaggggtggGGGTCAGAACGAGAGGGCCGCGCCTGACAAGATGCCAGTGGGTGGATACGGGAGGACCATGGCTGAGGATGTAGAGACCATAGCTGAAGACGGAAGAGCCATGTTGGTGAGAAACCCTGGCAGGAACATTGAGAGGGAGACTGCTGAACTAGAGAGACAGATAGCAGatttggagaaggagagagaagtgttagagagggagcaggctgactttgacagggagaggttgatactggacagagagagggatgtggTGAACAGAGAGCGGGTGGCTGTTGAGCGAGGCAGAGCATCACTGGACAAGGACAGAGCAGCGATGGACAGGGAGCGAGCAGCAATGGAACGGGAGCGAGCCATACTGGACAGGGACAGGGCCTCaatcgagagagagaggacagagctgCAGAAAGAAAAGGAAGCCCTAATGAAAAGCAAGATTTCCAGGAACAACGGCTCTGCTGATGTAGAACTGGACTCATCTACtatagagaagagagaaagactgCTTTCCATATTTGAAAGACTTGTTGATAAGCTGTGA